A window from Bufo bufo chromosome 1, aBufBuf1.1, whole genome shotgun sequence encodes these proteins:
- the FBXL14 gene encoding F-box/LRR-repeat protein 14, protein METHISCLFPELLAMIFSYLDVRDKGRAAQVCVAWRDAAYHKSVWRGTEAKLHLRRANPSLFPSLQARGIRRVQILSLRRSLSYVIQGLPDIESLNLSGCYNLTDNGLGHAFVQEISSLRSLNLSLCKQITDSSLGRIAQYLKRLEVLELGGCSNITNTGLLLIAWGLHGLKSLNLRSCRHVSDVGIGHLAGMTRSAAEGCLSLEQLTLQDCQKLTDLALKHISRGLQGLRVLNLSFCGGISDAGLLHLSHMRGLKSLNLRSCDNISDTGIMHLAMGSFLRLTGLDVSFCDKVGDQSLAYIAQGLYGLKSLSLCSCHISDDGINRMVRQMHSLRTLNIGQCVRITDKSLELIAEHLNQLTGIDLYGCTRITKRGLERITQLPCLKVLNLGLWQMTESEKVR, encoded by the coding sequence ATGGAGACCCACATCTCCTGCTTGTTCCCGGAGCTGCTGGCGATGATCTTCAGCTACCTGGATGTCCGAGACAAGGGCCGGGCGGCTCAGGTATGCGTGGCCTGGCGGGACGCGGCCTACCACAAGTCCGTGTGGCGGGGGACCGAGGCCAAGCTGCACCTCCGCCGCGCCAACCCTTCCCTGTTCCCCAGCCTGCAGGCCCGGGGCATCCGCCGCGTGCAGATCCTCAGCCTGCGCCGCTCCCTCAGCTACGTCATCCAGGGCTTGCCCGACATCGAGAGCCTGAACCTGAGCGGCTGCTACAACCTGACCGACAACGGCCTGGGCCACGCCTTCGTCCAGGAGATCTCGTCCCTGCGCTCCCTGAACCTCAGCCTGTGTAAGCAGATCACGGACAGCAGCCTGGGCCGCATCGCCCAGTACCTGAAGCGGCTGGAGGTGCTGGAGCTGGGGGGCTGCTCCAACATCACCAACACTGGCCTGCTGCTCATCGCCTGGGGGCTGCACGGCCTCAAGAGCCTCAACCTGCGCAGCTGCCGCCATGTCTCCGACGTTGGCATTGGTCACCTGGCTGGAATGACCCGCAGCGCCGCCGAGGGCTGCCTGAGCCTGGAGcagctcaccctgcaggactgccAGAAACTGACGGACCTGGCCCTCAAGCACATCTCCCGGGGGCTGCAGGGGCTCCGCGTGCTCAACCTCAGTTTCTGCGGGGGCATCTCGGACGCGGGACTGCTGCACCTGTCACACATGCGGGGACTGAAGAGCTTGAACCTGCGCAGCTGCGACAACATCAGTGACACCGGCATCATGCACCTGGCCATGGGCAGCTTCCTGCGCCTCACCGGCCTGGACGTCTCCTTCTGTGACAAGGTGGGTGACCAAAGCCTGGCGTACATCGCTCAGGGCCTCTACGGACTCAAGTCCCTGTCCCTCTGCTCCTGTCACATCAGCGACGACGGCATCAACCGGATGGTGCGGCAAATGCATAGCCTGAGGACCCTGAACATCGGCCAGTGTGTCCGCATCACCGACAAGAGCCTGGAGCTTATAGCCGAGCACCTGAACCAGCTGACTGGCATTGACTTGTATGGGTGCACCCGCATCACCAAGAGGGGACTGGAGCGTATCACACAGCTGCCTTGCCTCAAAGTGCTCAACCTGGGGCTGTGGCAGATGACCGAGAGCGAGAAAGTCAGGTGA